From the Alkalibacter rhizosphaerae genome, one window contains:
- a CDS encoding MFS transporter: MKKELSKSLKRFYGIGDLFFTMMTSVENYFFNFFLTNIVMFDLGIVTFIQTVTTVVDAVLSWTYGAIMNSIKPLKWGRYRSWLILTPWLVPIIYLFKFTKLGNDGIAIAIIIAAGIISSVLWNFAYVANVALISVAASTPQDRVALSTSRGTYNRVAGIIFSYAGLPLATILAAIVGVQFQFAALAFVLGVGMAISYFAHFKMFEGYEVDETTAAPNQIVPKKNKIGFVGTLKALALNRPLLILLIADIARWIVNFVASATAVYYFTYVLKNPGYLATYMIIIGIAAALGAFTCKFVSNKFSARSTTIAYFFLMGGLLIVAKLFHTNFTLVIVLLGLAQYMYGSIYSLMPVLFADTVIYDEWKSGKNSSGWIMGLNNVTLKIAIVFRGIIINSVLAVVGFSAAVDAASVSNEVMSGISNAFLLIPGIILTVGGVLLILGFNLTKEKIAEYSAEIASRS, from the coding sequence ATGAAAAAAGAACTGTCAAAAAGCTTGAAACGATTTTATGGTATCGGCGACCTGTTCTTCACCATGATGACTAGTGTTGAGAACTACTTCTTCAATTTTTTTCTAACAAATATCGTTATGTTTGACCTTGGAATTGTAACATTCATTCAAACTGTAACTACAGTAGTAGACGCCGTACTGTCTTGGACTTACGGAGCCATCATGAACTCCATCAAACCATTGAAATGGGGAAGATATCGTTCGTGGTTGATTCTCACCCCCTGGTTGGTCCCGATCATCTACCTGTTCAAATTTACGAAACTAGGTAATGATGGCATTGCCATTGCTATCATCATCGCAGCCGGTATTATCAGCAGTGTCCTTTGGAATTTTGCGTACGTGGCAAACGTGGCACTGATCTCCGTGGCAGCCAGCACCCCTCAAGATCGTGTTGCATTATCGACCTCCAGAGGAACCTACAATCGTGTTGCTGGCATCATATTTTCTTATGCAGGACTTCCTTTGGCCACGATACTTGCAGCAATCGTCGGTGTTCAATTCCAGTTCGCGGCACTTGCCTTTGTACTTGGAGTAGGTATGGCCATCTCCTATTTCGCACACTTCAAGATGTTTGAAGGTTACGAAGTAGATGAAACAACAGCAGCACCAAATCAAATCGTTCCTAAGAAGAACAAAATTGGATTTGTCGGCACACTGAAAGCCCTGGCTCTTAACCGACCGCTGCTTATTCTGCTCATCGCCGACATCGCAAGATGGATCGTCAACTTTGTAGCTAGCGCTACTGCCGTTTATTATTTTACGTATGTATTGAAAAATCCAGGGTATCTGGCAACTTATATGATCATTATCGGCATCGCTGCCGCATTGGGGGCCTTTACCTGTAAATTTGTATCCAACAAGTTTTCTGCCAGGAGCACCACCATCGCATATTTTTTCTTGATGGGTGGACTTCTTATTGTAGCAAAGCTGTTCCACACAAATTTTACACTGGTGATCGTACTCCTGGGTTTGGCACAATACATGTACGGTTCGATCTATTCTTTAATGCCGGTACTATTCGCAGATACGGTTATTTATGACGAGTGGAAATCCGGTAAAAACTCCTCTGGTTGGATCATGGGATTGAATAACGTAACGTTGAAGATTGCTATCGTTTTTCGAGGAATCATTATCAACAGCGTTCTAGCTGTGGTAGGATTCAGTGCTGCCGTCGACGCTGCTTCCGTTTCCAATGAAGTAATGAGCGGCATCAGCAATGCATTTTTACTGATTCCCGGTATCATCCTTACTGTAGGTGGCGTATTGCTGATCCTTGGTTTCAATTTGACAAAAGAAAAAATCGCAGAGTATTCTGCTGAAATCGCTTCCAGATCTTAG
- a CDS encoding uroporphyrinogen decarboxylase family protein codes for MSKEMETYRSKLDRLQTTFSKGIPDRVPVLPNIETWVMHYANVSLKDAFTKDPEILFNAFKKVSDDIYLDGFFGTSNIIPLKMMKKFGEGIYTVTDESLQIKGSHGTTMQPDEYPALIEDPQKFFSDVIIPRKYPILNQSVDKNMALLEEAFDDFKDFAAYNGSVVKRIEADLGMPVLSRAAAYVAPDIVLDYLRDFTGISGDIRRRPEALIAACHSISDFIIQMTTESYKTPEDEHFVFSPLHLPTFLKPKDFEKFYFPFMKKLVEELSVKRGYTLLFYMENDWMPYLDILQDLPTEGKVVGLFEHGDLKAYKEKIGKNMTIMGGMPISLLARGTKQQCIDKAKECLDTLAPGGNYIFSVDMVLMSKKDALPENVISTFQYIHENGKY; via the coding sequence ATGAGTAAAGAAATGGAAACTTATCGCAGTAAATTGGATCGGTTGCAGACCACATTTTCAAAAGGGATTCCCGACCGGGTCCCGGTTTTGCCAAACATCGAAACTTGGGTCATGCACTATGCCAACGTCAGCTTGAAAGACGCTTTTACCAAAGACCCCGAGATCCTCTTCAACGCATTCAAAAAAGTGTCCGACGACATTTATCTGGACGGATTCTTTGGCACCAGCAACATCATTCCTTTGAAAATGATGAAAAAATTCGGGGAAGGGATCTACACTGTCACCGATGAAAGTCTGCAAATCAAAGGAAGCCACGGAACGACCATGCAGCCCGATGAATATCCGGCACTGATCGAAGATCCCCAAAAATTTTTTTCCGACGTGATCATCCCCAGAAAATATCCCATCCTAAATCAAAGCGTCGACAAAAATATGGCCCTATTAGAAGAAGCCTTCGACGATTTCAAAGACTTTGCAGCATACAACGGTTCCGTAGTCAAACGCATCGAAGCAGATCTGGGCATGCCTGTATTGTCGAGAGCTGCCGCTTATGTCGCTCCAGACATTGTTCTGGACTACCTTCGTGACTTTACAGGAATTTCCGGCGATATCCGAAGAAGACCTGAAGCATTGATTGCAGCATGTCATTCGATTTCTGATTTTATCATTCAAATGACGACGGAATCCTATAAAACACCGGAAGACGAGCATTTTGTATTTTCACCCTTGCATTTGCCTACATTCCTGAAACCAAAAGATTTTGAAAAGTTCTATTTTCCATTCATGAAAAAACTCGTGGAAGAGCTCAGCGTAAAAAGAGGATACACTCTTTTATTCTACATGGAAAACGACTGGATGCCGTACTTGGACATACTGCAGGATCTACCCACAGAAGGAAAAGTCGTTGGTCTTTTTGAACACGGGGATCTAAAGGCATATAAAGAAAAAATCGGAAAGAACATGACGATCATGGGTGGTATGCCCATCAGTCTCCTTGCAAGAGGAACAAAACAGCAGTGTATTGACAAGGCAAAAGAATGTCTCGACACTTTGGCACCCGGGGGCAACTATATTTTTTCTGTAGATATGGTTTTGATGTCCAAAAAGGATGCCTTGCCTGAAAATGTCATCTCTACTTTTCAATACATCCATGAAAACGGTAAATATTAA
- a CDS encoding TetR/AcrR family transcriptional regulator gives MGTYPAGEQTKEKLYEVAHEVFYEYGYHKASMKELSQRAGIKQSVFYYHYKNKSALAKQLYASFGKAHSSAIMEEILKKQYTNDAVTINCVCSALLLMNSVVNPQVGRFWAEMYTDNLTADIAFSRHFHELMYKKRMKKFDRNDFEFFLINSASINCALILAFLDNRLKVDPQQLARYKTENTLRLLDYSKDKMENITNDVLEIAKKIPIQVGEDFHIVLDGKTIF, from the coding sequence ATGGGAACTTATCCGGCGGGCGAACAAACAAAAGAAAAATTGTATGAGGTTGCACACGAGGTGTTTTATGAATATGGATACCATAAGGCATCCATGAAGGAATTGTCCCAACGTGCAGGAATCAAGCAATCCGTGTTTTATTATCACTACAAGAACAAAAGTGCGTTGGCAAAACAGCTGTACGCCAGTTTTGGGAAAGCCCATTCCTCGGCGATCATGGAAGAGATCTTGAAAAAGCAGTACACGAACGATGCTGTTACCATAAATTGTGTGTGTTCTGCCTTATTGCTGATGAATTCTGTGGTAAATCCTCAAGTCGGTCGATTTTGGGCAGAGATGTATACGGACAACTTAACGGCGGATATCGCCTTTAGTAGGCACTTTCATGAGCTTATGTACAAGAAACGCATGAAAAAATTTGACAGAAACGATTTTGAATTTTTTTTGATCAATTCGGCATCCATCAACTGTGCATTGATCTTGGCATTTTTGGATAATAGGTTGAAGGTGGATCCGCAACAACTGGCTCGGTATAAGACGGAAAATACTTTGAGATTACTTGATTACTCAAAAGATAAAATGGAAAATATAACAAACGATGTGTTGGAGATCGCAAAAAAAATCCCCATACAAGTAGGGGAAGATTTTCATATCGTCTTGGATGGGAAAACAATATTCTGA
- a CDS encoding uroporphyrinogen decarboxylase family protein: protein MKRETYSEAKEWTVIGKYPGFKGMEDVRLRTAEGKYVCPDTDRYYRPIPVRENFKMFFRGETPYWIPNIGWFFCDIQEFRPRQGQDNVAHHQCLDGGPHIDYSTFPKVTKGWLELPQEWETVSCGATVRPGNPLVEDMNDWETIVQWPDIDMIDYETMKEMNKEYLGSDRANQLGIQLGLWERMMAMMDASNAAIALMDEDQEEAVKAFLDKLSDMYCDYISRVAEVVRIDCVMLHDDWGTHTGPFFSLDTAMKFFVAPMKKIVDHCHSMGIIFEHHCCGKAEMLVPAMVATGSDFWFPQPAINDVDMLIEKYKDEHLTFAVGNPILPKGSSVEEIHKIAKDFVDKYADKRILFCSDSGKAQIPNHDTSLWPIFRDAVYEHSRKAYQGAPVPEDMEKMVLEHQLQYQDLFSDIA, encoded by the coding sequence ATGAAAAGAGAAACGTATAGTGAAGCCAAAGAGTGGACAGTAATCGGCAAATACCCTGGATTCAAAGGAATGGAAGATGTTCGATTGCGAACTGCAGAGGGAAAATATGTCTGTCCCGATACCGATCGATACTATCGGCCTATACCTGTTCGTGAAAACTTCAAGATGTTCTTTCGTGGGGAAACACCGTATTGGATACCTAATATTGGGTGGTTTTTCTGCGACATACAGGAGTTCCGCCCTCGTCAAGGACAAGATAATGTGGCGCATCATCAGTGTCTGGATGGTGGTCCCCACATTGATTATTCCACATTCCCCAAAGTGACTAAAGGGTGGTTGGAACTACCTCAGGAATGGGAGACCGTTTCCTGCGGAGCCACGGTTCGTCCAGGGAATCCGTTGGTGGAAGATATGAACGATTGGGAAACAATCGTACAATGGCCTGACATCGATATGATCGATTATGAGACCATGAAAGAGATGAACAAAGAGTATCTGGGAAGTGACAGGGCCAATCAATTGGGTATTCAACTAGGACTATGGGAACGCATGATGGCCATGATGGATGCTTCCAACGCTGCCATTGCACTGATGGATGAGGATCAGGAGGAGGCAGTGAAAGCCTTCTTGGACAAATTGTCTGACATGTATTGTGACTATATCTCACGTGTAGCGGAAGTCGTTAGAATCGACTGCGTGATGCTACATGACGACTGGGGGACACATACTGGTCCATTCTTTTCCTTGGATACGGCGATGAAGTTCTTTGTTGCGCCAATGAAAAAAATCGTAGACCATTGCCATAGTATGGGCATTATCTTTGAACATCACTGCTGTGGGAAAGCAGAAATGCTTGTACCCGCCATGGTTGCAACAGGAAGCGATTTTTGGTTTCCACAGCCTGCAATCAATGATGTGGACATGCTGATCGAAAAATATAAGGATGAACATCTCACCTTCGCAGTAGGGAATCCGATCTTGCCCAAGGGTTCCTCAGTAGAAGAAATTCATAAGATCGCAAAGGATTTTGTCGACAAATACGCGGACAAGAGAATTCTGTTTTGCTCGGATTCCGGCAAAGCTCAAATCCCAAATCATGACACATCTTTGTGGCCGATTTTTCGTGATGCGGTATATGAACATAGTCGAAAGGCATACCAAGGGGCACCAGTACCGGAAGATATGGAAAAAATGGTCTTGGAGCACCAGCTGCAATATCAAGATCTTTTCAGCGATATAGCTTAA
- a CDS encoding PucR family transcriptional regulator, translating into MKLNLDIICDYLPNSISIQRFGPLKEDLVLDFPMLYETGCDVDDNHLYIARSETLPKNPPSEKMALVCLGKGLPQGWVDKNCQILLISNGLSLFYVINEINKIYERFSNWDNQLRDALEDDDHFDMKKILKIGTTILENPIVVVNERMLNIFYTNTMEGENNSLIDSEMIKDACRLERVIKEPYLSAVTVDGKQCYCNNLFPFGQFAGCISVSEQNRPFKKSDFPLANHFFVYFQKGFAKYIQKKPFVESPGTTALKNLLKGIPLSLEESKELERKEGECFVCFKLKNLRTTNYLPIEYMCTSLNMLFLGRIFALIDEKEIFGIIKSYDAGSKETEDLLNSLEEYLERMNYVAGLSNDFTDIDQTVIYKKQANYALDVGRQSSDQKYIYRFNDHVLSYVLTRYDGTYPAEYLYPRELLALKDHTESNVDLMETLDSYLRNEMNISRTSEEMFLHRSSLTYRLNKIKKILNMDLDDPDVRLYLRVCLHLMKLEQ; encoded by the coding sequence ATGAAACTTAATCTGGATATAATCTGTGACTATCTACCAAACTCAATAAGCATACAGCGTTTCGGCCCGTTAAAAGAAGATCTCGTATTGGATTTTCCCATGCTCTACGAGACCGGCTGTGATGTGGATGACAACCATCTATATATCGCTCGTTCAGAAACACTCCCAAAAAATCCACCCTCGGAAAAGATGGCTCTTGTCTGTCTGGGCAAGGGACTGCCCCAAGGATGGGTGGACAAGAACTGTCAGATCCTCCTAATATCCAATGGACTCAGCCTCTTTTATGTGATCAACGAGATCAACAAAATATACGAACGCTTCAGCAATTGGGACAATCAACTCCGAGATGCCTTGGAAGATGATGACCATTTCGACATGAAAAAAATTTTGAAAATAGGAACGACGATCTTGGAAAATCCCATTGTAGTCGTCAACGAACGCATGTTGAACATCTTTTACACCAATACGATGGAGGGTGAAAACAATTCCCTTATCGATAGCGAAATGATCAAGGATGCGTGCAGGCTCGAACGGGTCATCAAAGAACCCTATCTTTCTGCTGTTACGGTAGACGGAAAACAATGCTACTGCAACAACTTGTTTCCATTCGGTCAGTTTGCGGGCTGCATCTCTGTTTCGGAACAAAATAGACCCTTTAAAAAAAGCGACTTCCCTTTGGCAAATCATTTCTTTGTGTATTTTCAAAAGGGGTTCGCAAAATACATTCAGAAAAAGCCTTTTGTCGAATCACCGGGAACAACGGCGTTGAAAAATCTGCTGAAAGGAATACCTCTAAGCCTTGAAGAAAGTAAGGAACTGGAAAGAAAAGAAGGGGAATGCTTCGTATGCTTCAAGCTGAAAAACTTGCGGACAACAAACTATCTGCCCATCGAGTACATGTGCACCTCCCTCAACATGCTGTTTCTTGGAAGGATTTTTGCTCTCATCGATGAAAAAGAGATCTTCGGCATCATAAAGTCATATGATGCCGGCTCAAAGGAGACGGAAGATCTGTTGAATTCGTTGGAAGAATATTTGGAAAGAATGAATTATGTCGCCGGATTAAGCAATGATTTTACCGACATCGATCAAACGGTCATTTACAAAAAGCAAGCCAATTATGCCCTGGATGTCGGTAGGCAGAGCAGCGATCAAAAATATATTTATCGATTCAATGATCATGTTCTTTCATATGTTCTCACGCGCTACGATGGAACGTATCCCGCAGAATACCTGTATCCAAGGGAATTGCTCGCATTAAAGGATCACACGGAGAGCAATGTCGATCTTATGGAAACCCTGGATTCCTATTTGAGAAATGAAATGAACATAAGCCGCACGTCGGAAGAAATGTTCTTGCACCGCAGCAGCTTGACCTATCGATTGAACAAAATAAAAAAAATATTGAATATGGACTTGGATGACCCGGATGTGAGACTCTATCTGAGAGTATGTCTCCATTTGATGAAGCTGGAACAATAA
- a CDS encoding aminomethyltransferase family protein, with protein sequence MNKNVYKNDEMKRREHMAVRKSVGWYFWTHQLLQVKGEEATAFLDLIFPNSIANLKVGSARYTTMLNEKAEIIDDVIVFRMEDQKYWISTLFINKLTDWLSNFKKAFAVKYSDISENYQMFAVQGPRSKDLINAIVENNVDDQKFFTIRDNKIDGIDVKINRGGFTGEKFGYEIYVLPEDMAIIEEKLRKEGEAFDAVEVTDVQIMAWSLPTEAGFYYMRNLMHTNPLEVGLDEGINWNKEFVGKEALLQIKEKGPTREMVGFTLDEDDVRINAMDLGGPGTPVMLNGEEIGRVSKFTYSFVLEKNIGYILCMKNTVKPGDHVAIKTYDAVITEKVFI encoded by the coding sequence ATGAATAAGAACGTATACAAAAATGATGAAATGAAACGTCGGGAACACATGGCTGTTCGAAAGAGCGTAGGTTGGTATTTCTGGACACACCAACTCTTGCAAGTCAAGGGAGAAGAGGCCACTGCGTTTTTGGACTTGATCTTCCCCAACTCCATCGCAAATCTCAAAGTGGGTAGCGCCCGCTATACGACCATGCTCAACGAGAAGGCAGAAATTATCGATGACGTGATCGTATTTCGGATGGAGGATCAAAAATACTGGATCTCTACCCTGTTTATCAACAAATTGACGGATTGGCTGTCCAACTTTAAAAAGGCTTTTGCTGTAAAATATTCAGATATTTCGGAGAATTACCAGATGTTTGCAGTGCAAGGTCCCCGTTCTAAAGATCTCATCAATGCCATTGTTGAGAACAATGTGGACGATCAGAAATTTTTTACCATCAGAGACAATAAAATCGATGGAATCGATGTGAAAATCAACCGGGGTGGTTTCACCGGAGAGAAGTTTGGTTACGAGATATATGTTTTGCCGGAGGACATGGCCATCATTGAAGAAAAATTAAGAAAAGAAGGGGAAGCGTTCGATGCGGTGGAAGTAACGGACGTTCAGATCATGGCTTGGTCCCTGCCTACTGAAGCCGGATTTTATTATATGAGAAATCTGATGCATACCAATCCTCTGGAAGTTGGCTTGGATGAAGGGATCAACTGGAATAAAGAGTTTGTCGGTAAAGAAGCCCTTCTTCAAATCAAAGAAAAGGGCCCGACCCGTGAAATGGTTGGGTTTACCCTTGACGAAGATGATGTTCGCATCAATGCCATGGATCTTGGCGGACCAGGAACACCGGTCATGCTCAATGGAGAAGAGATCGGTCGTGTATCCAAGTTCACGTACAGTTTTGTGTTAGAGAAAAACATCGGATATATACTCTGCATGAAAAACACAGTAAAGCCAGGTGATCATGTCGCCATAAAAACCTATGATGCGGTCATTACAGAAAAAGTATTCATCTGA
- a CDS encoding SDR family NAD(P)-dependent oxidoreductase, whose translation MSFNRFIDKIVLVIGAGAGMGKATAMSFLAEGAQVIGLDMFEDRLEALVDETKDLGGTLDTYVGDITDMKTIDGVVDFIQKKYGTLDILAHVAGIMDFMLPPDMLTDDIWDRVMDVNVKAQWRMAKAAMPLMKNHEGNGACVTIVSSLGGYVGSSSGSAYITSKHGVEGLMKNLSFSYRDNKVRFNCVAPGAIATEIMETTLRIFPEYEEKWESGMCSEGMEFYLLNGIGLVRPVELGEAQDVADAILFLSSDQAKFINGASLVVDGGWYSA comes from the coding sequence ATGAGTTTCAATCGATTCATTGATAAGATCGTGCTTGTCATTGGCGCAGGTGCTGGAATGGGAAAGGCAACGGCCATGTCATTTTTAGCCGAAGGTGCCCAAGTCATAGGCCTCGACATGTTCGAAGATCGCCTTGAAGCCCTCGTTGATGAGACCAAAGATCTAGGAGGTACCCTTGATACATACGTTGGGGATATTACCGACATGAAAACAATAGACGGAGTAGTCGATTTTATACAAAAAAAGTATGGAACATTGGACATTCTTGCCCATGTAGCAGGCATTATGGACTTTATGTTGCCGCCGGACATGTTGACGGATGACATTTGGGATCGGGTCATGGATGTCAATGTAAAGGCACAATGGCGAATGGCAAAGGCGGCAATGCCCCTTATGAAAAATCACGAAGGAAACGGAGCTTGCGTGACCATTGTTTCTTCCCTGGGCGGTTATGTAGGATCTTCTTCAGGGTCAGCTTATATAACATCCAAACATGGGGTGGAAGGGCTCATGAAAAATCTTTCCTTTTCTTATAGAGACAACAAAGTTCGTTTTAATTGCGTTGCTCCAGGGGCTATAGCTACAGAAATCATGGAGACGACCCTACGAATATTCCCGGAATATGAAGAGAAATGGGAATCGGGGATGTGTTCTGAAGGAATGGAGTTTTATTTGTTGAACGGCATCGGTCTTGTCAGACCTGTAGAGCTGGGAGAGGCACAGGATGTTGCAGATGCAATTTTATTCCTCTCTTCCGATCAGGCAAAATTTATAAACGGAGCAAGTCTTGTTGTCGACGGTGGTTGGTATAGCGCATGA
- a CDS encoding 3-methyl-2-oxobutanoate hydroxymethyltransferase — protein sequence MNEEQLNRMYSPFPKMSLGQKGRKTIHYLQQLKDDGVHIVQHCPSMLGPMFTMAAEMAGVDICRLPPSGGRIGPEEALKRSMEWIGENRSVAPHIHINYVTDTIAFASKESALANFSKFHMAGADSILPMGINNETLEFVAKNHVIVYGHVGAISGWQTLGTHGGYKHLGNTAEDAMRIFRMAYEYQESGMKAMSIELTPIEVSNAIAKKLRVPVISIAAGGACDGSEMVDADLFGLMANPATHAKTYGRFLKWAAEIYGAWGNDVRTGAYPEDKHGFHMEESELDKFLNTLEQKY from the coding sequence ATGAATGAAGAACAATTAAACAGGATGTACAGTCCTTTTCCCAAAATGTCCCTGGGACAGAAGGGAAGAAAAACGATCCACTACTTGCAACAGTTGAAGGACGACGGGGTCCATATTGTGCAGCACTGCCCGAGCATGCTGGGACCCATGTTCACCATGGCCGCTGAAATGGCCGGCGTGGATATTTGCCGTCTACCGCCATCCGGCGGAAGGATCGGGCCGGAAGAAGCTCTGAAGCGATCCATGGAATGGATCGGTGAAAATCGCAGCGTTGCTCCCCACATCCACATCAATTACGTGACGGATACCATAGCTTTTGCATCCAAAGAATCGGCATTGGCCAACTTCTCCAAATTCCATATGGCAGGTGCAGATTCCATCCTGCCCATGGGGATCAACAACGAGACCCTGGAGTTTGTCGCCAAAAATCATGTGATCGTGTACGGACACGTAGGAGCCATTTCCGGATGGCAAACCTTGGGGACCCACGGAGGATACAAACACTTGGGGAACACGGCGGAAGATGCCATGAGGATCTTCCGAATGGCTTACGAATATCAGGAATCGGGAATGAAGGCCATGTCCATTGAACTGACCCCCATCGAAGTCAGCAACGCCATCGCCAAAAAATTGCGAGTGCCGGTGATCAGCATTGCTGCTGGTGGAGCCTGTGATGGCAGCGAGATGGTGGATGCGGACCTGTTTGGCCTTATGGCCAACCCGGCAACACATGCCAAAACCTATGGACGCTTCCTGAAGTGGGCTGCAGAGATCTATGGAGCCTGGGGCAATGATGTGAGAACAGGAGCCTACCCGGAGGACAAACATGGATTCCATATGGAAGAAAGCGAACTGGACAAGTTCTTGAATACTTTAGAGCAAAAATATTGA
- a CDS encoding DUF2812 domain-containing protein, with protein MRAFRLYWDKDKEEAWLNEMVEQGWAMKSFFLGQYTFERCKPGEYTYRIDLLDGLVSTKSSMEYIRFLEETGVEYVSGWARWAYFRKPVSEGAFELYTDLDSQINLYKKIRLMMGVVAAFELYVGISQMSTLSRLGLGFPIYILPGLLIGLGIIIGFAALKAHLRVTVLTKQKDLFY; from the coding sequence ATGAGAGCATTTAGATTATATTGGGACAAAGACAAGGAAGAAGCATGGCTGAACGAGATGGTGGAGCAGGGTTGGGCCATGAAAAGTTTTTTTCTCGGACAATATACCTTCGAGCGATGCAAACCTGGTGAATACACCTACCGCATCGACCTTTTGGACGGCCTCGTATCAACGAAATCTTCCATGGAATACATACGGTTCCTGGAAGAAACCGGTGTCGAATACGTCAGCGGATGGGCTCGATGGGCATACTTCAGAAAGCCGGTTTCGGAAGGAGCTTTTGAACTCTATACCGATCTGGATTCTCAAATCAACCTGTACAAAAAAATTCGCCTTATGATGGGTGTGGTAGCTGCTTTCGAATTGTATGTGGGTATTTCACAAATGTCCACTCTCAGCCGCCTGGGACTGGGATTCCCGATCTATATACTGCCTGGGCTTTTGATCGGATTGGGGATCATCATCGGCTTTGCCGCATTGAAGGCCCATCTTCGCGTGACGGTTCTTACCAAACAAAAAGACCTTTTTTACTAG
- a CDS encoding PadR family transcriptional regulator, whose protein sequence is MSNELPLTEGVYYILLALFKPNHGYGIIQDVQALTKDRLQLGAGTLYGALNTMMERGWIALYSEESASRKKKEYLITDVGKEIVALEIQRLKELVSHGTKILEENEDESI, encoded by the coding sequence ATGTCAAATGAATTGCCATTAACAGAGGGTGTTTATTATATCCTTTTGGCCCTCTTCAAACCAAACCACGGTTACGGGATCATCCAAGATGTCCAGGCGTTGACCAAAGACCGTTTGCAACTGGGTGCTGGAACTCTCTACGGTGCACTAAACACCATGATGGAACGGGGTTGGATCGCTCTGTACAGCGAGGAATCCGCATCCCGCAAAAAAAAGGAATACCTGATCACGGACGTGGGGAAAGAAATCGTGGCCTTGGAGATCCAACGATTGAAAGAACTGGTTTCTCACGGAACTAAAATTTTGGAGGAGAATGAAGATGAGAGCATTTAG
- a CDS encoding PucR family transcriptional regulator: protein MPEETIAAFHTAYLKEPGRRYKPFYRKEGLVEDCPRIFAEVYDEIKVLGHLAVFLKDKEFEPWQLEVTSALSDVLRIKINLTNQTPTVLSDLLQYLLDRRTGKQSKIRAMGQLSKFHLTDSLLLVAPLDQSKSQHAFASLAINYLLHKYTNAIPTVFNDDLVVLLTPSVYQPDPREDGEKISEYLKQYQILCGAVYPIKNVEKLPDHYLQGRLAAETHFRKVSGKSEKTETTTTVPYYSDLKADPLLLYISKRKDSLSLLDPTLEKIRAYDEENNTDYLDTLFCYCKNMYRKNETSVDLHIHRNTLNYRISRMEELFSLDLQEYATMLHILLSMELMRFDNGETTM from the coding sequence TTGCCGGAGGAGACTATTGCGGCCTTTCACACTGCATATTTGAAGGAACCCGGGCGCAGATACAAGCCTTTTTACAGGAAGGAAGGTTTGGTCGAGGATTGTCCGCGGATTTTTGCAGAGGTATATGATGAAATCAAAGTATTGGGGCATCTGGCCGTATTTTTAAAGGACAAAGAGTTCGAACCTTGGCAATTGGAAGTAACTTCCGCATTGTCGGATGTGTTGCGGATCAAGATCAATTTGACAAACCAGACGCCTACGGTCCTTTCTGATCTTCTGCAATACCTCTTGGACCGAAGAACTGGAAAACAATCTAAAATTCGAGCGATGGGGCAGCTTTCCAAGTTTCACTTGACGGACTCCTTGCTGCTGGTGGCACCGCTGGATCAAAGCAAGTCTCAACATGCGTTTGCCTCTCTGGCCATTAATTACCTTCTGCATAAGTATACCAATGCCATACCCACCGTTTTCAACGACGACCTGGTGGTTCTGTTGACTCCCAGTGTTTATCAACCGGATCCGAGAGAAGATGGGGAAAAGATCTCAGAATATCTGAAGCAATATCAAATTTTGTGCGGCGCAGTCTATCCCATCAAAAATGTGGAAAAATTGCCGGATCATTATCTTCAGGGGCGATTGGCAGCAGAGACGCATTTCCGGAAAGTAAGCGGGAAATCGGAAAAAACCGAAACAACAACGACAGTGCCCTATTATTCCGATCTGAAAGCGGATCCACTGTTGCTATATATAAGTAAAAGAAAGGATTCTTTGAGCCTTTTGGATCCAACCTTAGAAAAGATCCGTGCCTACGACGAGGAAAACAATACGGATTACCTGGATACGCTCTTTTGCTACTGCAAGAATATGTACCGAAAAAATGAAACCTCCGTCGATCTGCACATTCACAGAAACACGCTGAATTATCGGATCAGTCGCATGGAGGAACTTTTCTCCCTGGATCTGCAGGAGTACGCAACCATGCTTCATATCTTGCTGAGCATGGAATTGATGCGATTTGATAATGGCGAAACAACAATGTGA